The region CACAATGGGAGCCATCATTCAGAATCCCACGAAGAGTCGCCTGGTTCCATCGCCGAGCACAGTCTTTCTCGGGGTGTCTCTCAATGCAGTCGCCATGAAGGCCTGTCCGTCGCCACAGCGGGTGGACGACATCCTCCGCGTCCTTCTCCTTTTTCGGGACGGCAGGCTGTTGCATTCTGTGGAGTTTTTGCCACTCACTCGGGGTGGGGTGCTGTGTGGCAGAACCGGACACCTCAGGGGCTGTGGCCTGCTCGGGTCTGCTCAGAGCACATCAATGTTCCGGAGCTGCGGGCTGTGCACAGGGCATTGCAGTTATTTCTTCCCTTCCTGGGAGGCGGTCGGACAATGTCTCGGCCGTCTCTCACATAAACTACCAGGGAGGCACCAGGTAGTTTATGTTGCTGTTTCCTTTCAAAGAGGTATGTGTTGGAGTTCCtcgtgaccttgttggtatgaGTCATCCAGTGCTTGAAGCaccggtcagtaaggatgaaatgaACGATGGTTaagtatgtaactacggttctatgaatcctggatgaccgccagagcgcCCTGTCACTCAGAATCCTTGTGTACTCACGAGAAGATTCtgcaggaacagatcctctgatgTCACCGGAAGATATAGGCTGTCCGTCGCTCAtcaggggtcacaggtgacCCCTGATGAGTGACCCCTGATGACCCCTGATCAGGGGTCACAGGTTGGTATTAacactcgacctgcgcatgcgcgagatggatCATTCAGTacttaaagcaccgcctctggcggtcatccaggattcatagaaccgtagttacatacgtaaccatcgtttttgtgtgtgtgcgtgtgttgatagttaaggccgatttagggtcgttttagacgcagagacgtaagcacgtaatttacacaagggacttgttttagacaagttttgatttacggttcctttaaggttccttaaggattgcgcgtgttgcaaggggattctccgccagaacagtagggggagcaacgaacgaatctgtgggcgtggaagtggaaatcgctggcttgtttatatttatgcacttccagtattttcgacgagagtagcagtagctaagtttaggttagcagtctttttccacactctgaacgatgttaaggttgctgtaaaaccggaaatgtgagactcctgaaaggatgtggttagctggccaatcacagtctttgcgagctgcgtagggccgtagtgttttagtcgcatagtcaggaatttagggcgacgcacttaagcatgtaaggggggatattttaccgcgcaagggggggggtatgtatcttacgtgcttacgcgttacgtctaaaacagagcatatatcggcctttagaTTGACATTCACATCTGGAGGGCAAACCTCTTCTATTGACTCACGCAGCCAAAGACTTTGGATGGATGTCTCAGCAGCAGTAAACAATGCTGCCGCTAACCGTCCTGTGAGATGATGCCATTGTCCTCCTGCCATACCATAGTTTATCATTGTAAgcagcacgcatgcacgcacgtgcacaaacacgcacacacaagcagacacacatacacagacacaaacttacatgcatacgcacacacctaTTCGATTCACAATGCATTATTCTTGACTGCACACAGACAGGGGAGTAGGTCCTGATGGTACGGCTGCGTGATTCTCCTCTCCATCATTAGTCCCTATTTTGATTGTCGCTATGGAAACCCACTGCGTGTTACCCATGGCATCAAGAGCAGAAAGGGATTCGGTCGATTGAATATTCCCTTTAGAATATGGAGCCCTCACTTCTGCTTCTTGACCATGGACGATTAAACCTGTGAATggcaatcaaccaatcagaccaaATTAGACCTGGGAATAACATTGACTCCACTAAGTCTGGCCAAATATATATTAAGTATCCTTCATCACCTAGGTTCTTTTTCAAATCCCAAGTCAGGATTACAATGTTCCTGAGCACCAACAGTAAATAGACAGTAAGTAGCATAAGGTTGCATAATGATAGTAATTACAAAGGAGAAGCTGGGGGGAACCTCATGATGCATGTAAGGGTCCAGGGTTCACTCTCTGAGTGTGCACGAGGACAAGAGGCTGGCCTGCTACTGTAAATAGCACTCAGAGAATAAACCAAAGTGGGGAAGTCAGGGCTGAAGGCGGTAAtgcattaaataaatattgacTGTGTAAATACCCGCCTCTCCAAACCTCTCACAATTAACAAACCATAAATTAAAACTTGTTGAAAGAAATAACTTTTGGGGAATGACAGTTGCAGTGAAACAATTTCTAGGGAGGATTAACAGAAGGTTATATTTTGAAGGAGGGAACTGACTTGCTTTTATAGCTTTTAGACATCTGGATGTGGAGTACCCTGAAGGCTGCTGCGCAGCAACAAGTCTGCATGGGCCCAGACGGACTGGAATCAATAACATCACAGCAGGTTCGGGGGCGGGATCTAGCTTTAAAGCCATCATATCCCTCGAGCGCTATTTAATGTCCAATCTTTTTATTACAAACGTAGTTGCTCCTTCATTCATACATTTTCATGTAGGAAAAATGTAAGATTTGTTTGGAAGACTATTActtatatataatttaatacaaatatatttattttaaaatcacATTGAGGATACTCTGATGAGACATGGATCCTGCAGTTTCATCAAGGATACAATTCAATTATTTCTTTATATCTTTACAGAATAATTAAAGTGCAACTTACTTTTTCAGATATTAAATCGGCTGCACTTCACTGGCACTGTTGGGTGGATTTAAATATATTCTGCATAACTAATAAAAGATAACTAAGGACACATAATTATGGCTATTAAGAATattaaattcattcattatctttatttttcttggtATGACTACTGGGAGTTTACTTGAACAGCTCCCATAAGATTGATGAGGTGGTTTTATATTCCCACCACCTACTTTTGTAAAACTTTTGTAATATTGCAATAGACCGCTGTATCTTTGCGGATCAGAGATAGCGAAAGcaactttcactttcactagCTGTGTCAGTCTAAacaaaaacgcaaacacacCATAGAAGCTTCTTTATTGTAATGaacgcacacaaatatacacaagaCTTAAATAACTCTTTAACCATTTTAAGATAATCACAGACATCGAGTGCTACTTCAATCACTGCACAACACATAGCACGAGGGGAGCTGACACCCAGAAACCAGAGCCCAGAGAGACGGGTCGGGcgggttgagggagagagagagagagagagagagaggcgcggTGCACACCCCTTTCCCCTGCCTCTCCCCACACGAAATGGAATGAATAAACGGTTGCTTATTACGACGACAGCGAGGGCTCttcacatacacagaaacacagtcaTCCGCGGACGCCCCTACGCATAAATATCCATGGCGACCGTTGACTCAGCTCCTCGCTGCCACGGCTTGGGCTTGCTGCTGATCGCTGGACTGCAGTTGTTTGCCCAAGTACTCCCTGTGAGggaaagacaacaacaacaacaacgtgcaTAAGTAATCGGACGCAACACATGAGTAGAGGGACTGGTGGTTCTACCTCTGCACCGAGATGTTGCACGTTTCGATGAATTACAAAAAGATAAAGAATATTTGCAAATGTCAATATATTTGCAGATATATCGTTTGAAGAGGCAAACACAATATTTGAAATGACAAAGAAATTCAATTGCCCCTCAAATTAGTTTCAAATAGAATATCCGATGATATTTGCAAAGCGTTGTATTTTTTGCCTTGAGATTATAAAATGGGATCATGCCTAAATGTCACATTGATAGGTATCCTATATATGACATTTACAGATCTGCCAtcttaaaatataaaaggtCAATAAAGGCTaaagttatgtttttttccatgatttTCGAAAGGCTCACACAAGCATAGCACAGAATAGAATACATGgaccttgttttttttgtattatgtgCTATGGTCTTATGGTCTAATTATTAATAATCATACAATCATTACTATAAAAACCCCAAGGTACAAGAGATATTATATTTAAAATCCTCAGAAAAACCTTGGAACACGACAAGGTATGACAAAGACAACCACTCTTTCGCGTTGGGTTATTTTTCTAATTGATTTTAATTTGAGCACTATGGCCTTAATGGGATAATACATAGAGCTGAGACCAGGTCAAGAGCTTTTCACTTCTACCTAGTTCAGAGTTTTGAGAGAAATCGCAATCAACACACGTACAAACCCAAGATCACAGCTTTCAAGGCAAACGATTTACCATTAACGTTGAACAATTAAATCACAGAAATCTCTTGAAAGTATTTTCCTTTTCAAACCAATTTGAGAAGATTCCGACCAAGGACATAAACTGAAACGAGAACTGTTTTCTCCCCAATTGACCCCCTGGCCTTTAAGCAGCCCACCAGGTTCATTGCCGAACCACAACAATTAAGCACATAAAACTTAATCATAAAAGTTTAAAAAATTAAAACTTTCTCCTTGGAGGCTGCTCGAAAAAGACATGATGGTTCACAATAGCCATTCAATTCAGACATTCACCGTCTACAGTTGTCATGGCATCGGCATCCTTTATAATAAGGAGCGTCAGAGGAGCCTTTCAGAAGCAATGACAGCCCACACAAGGTGAAATGGTGAGCAAGGTGTTCTGCGTCGTGCTGAGGGGGGGAAACTGGCAAGAACTGAAATGATCTCGAGTAGTCAGCTCAAACCCCGCTTAAGGGAGAAAACAAGGTtgaaaacaataataacaaaggaGTGACTCAATTTGAGCATTTAGAGAGAAGATCGATATTCGACATGCAATCAATCATTCCATCGATCCTGCACTTCATATCCATCAATGATGGCAAAGCGTTGGACGTTATGTTGCCCTGTCAGTCCATTTGACATGCGGTCAGTTAAAGGCTCAGCTCAGCAGGAAAACGATAATATGAGGAATAAAGAATTCATTAATTTTATGAATCAATATCCATTAAAACTGAATATCTATCTCGTAGCTTCAGATATGTATGCAGGCACATCGTGCATGGCAGAAGAGCTCCTAGTTTAAACACCTGCGCTGCATTTTAAGTGTCTCTGTTATCTATATATCTGTATTTAATCTTCACTCGTCATTGGTTACATGCTGCAGTGTTGGACGCCCTGCAATTCAATCACTCCATGGCCACTTATGACTcgtactaaaaaaaaaaacttttaatcTCTGCAATGTGAGGAAATAATATAAATTCTTCCATCGATTTTCAAGCATCCTTGAGAGTTTGTCGAGGGAGGCATATTTGTTTACGACGGACGTCGACACTTCAGCTTTCATAGTCTAAGAGAAGCAGGGACTGTATTTCTTCTTTGTAGAACAGGGCTTTTGTTTTGAGGAAAACTTTATCAGGAAGTACCACCTGACTTTCTCCTATCCCTTGGTAATTGTTATCTTGAACCAGCAAAGGGAACAAATGGAAAACAGGCCTTTGCTCGAGTGAGAAGGCCATGGCCTGCATCCCAATGAGATTATTCCCTTAACAGTGGCACCGTGCGGTGAGCGGCTTTCTGGGGCTAAAACAAATAGTTTCCCGGAGGCAGGAAACCAACTCAAGAAAGAAAAAGGCACATAAAATCAATTCAAAAAgtcaattcaaacaaaaataataaacagtTACCcccacatacatgcatgcaaaccAGTTATCCCCACATACATACCACAAACATTACATCCTTAATATCCCCACAATCATTGTACATAGCAGCTCCCACAACATAACAGTACATACCAGCTCCCAAAACATAACAGTACATACCAGTTGTGGACCATCAGCTTCTGCACGGCCAGCAAGGCGTTGTAGCGGACGAGCTGGTCCTCATGGTGCATGTGATTCATCACCAGCTGCTTCCCTCCCAGCTGCTCGATCACTctgcacagggggggggggggggggggacaacgacaagagagagagacagtgagacggacagtgagacagagagacagagagacagacacagtggACACATTGTGATGCCCTGTCTGGACGACGGTGTACGGTAAAGTCTGCCAGAGGTTGCTGATGGGGAAAACTTTCAGGTGTGGGCCGGGAGAGAGTAACACTGCTCTGCAGTGTCTGCACAAAGACACTGAGAAGGAGATCTCCAAGGTCAGATCGTCGTCGTGAAACCACCGCTCAGCCAACTGAGGAAATCGTTGCGCAACGGCGATATCCTTATTTCCGTGATTGATTTCTCTTGGACAATTGATCTTCGCGACGACTAAACCTTTCGTGCCGGTCTTTCCGTGTGCAATATTTTTCGATAAAATTTGCCTCAAACTTTTCTTTTGACACTTAGAAAAAAGCCCTGAGGGTCGGGCAGGCCTCTTTAGGATGGAGCGGTGATGAAACTCTTGTACGAGCAAAATAGGAGTGATAATGGGGTACCACTGCTGAAACTAGAAAACAGTACCGTTTCCCACGTGGGTAGTGGCGCACGTACTCCCCGACGTCGTGGGCTGCCACGGCGATGACCTGGGGGTCGTCGGACACCTCCAGCAGCCGGGTGAGGATCCTGAGGGAGAGGTGTTCATCAGTAGAGCCATGCTAAACACAATCCTCTCATCAAACTCTGGTCACATACAAGATAAATCAGACGGATCAATAGGTGctcggagacacagagagacagccaTATAcaaatcacagagagagagagagggacacacacagaaagacaagagagagacagagacggagtgTTCTTCCATCACCTAGGGGCCGTTGTCATAGTCCCCCGCCTCCCCAGTCCCCAAACTGATTTGTTTTCCAGCCTGAGATCTTGCGTTAATGGAATTTTCTGCTTGATGAAATAGTTTCATCTGGACCAGCTAGCCGCTGGCAAGGCCAGGGCATTGTCTCTGCATTGTAGCCGTAGCTCTACAGGTAGGGTTTGGCTGAAAAGCAATACTCCTGCCATGTCTCATTGAGACAGCCAACTGTTCAACTACACACCGGTCATATGAAGGAAATATTATTAGGTGTATTTATGGTTTAATGTCGGCTAGATGGAAGTTGTGACACGACATCTCCCAAATTGAAACAAAAGGGGGTCACGTGTTCTACAAGCAATACAAGTAAGCTTACTTGAGGAGCTCGTAGTTCTTCTCGTTCAGGCGGACGGCGTTCTCCCGCCAGAACTTCTCAGACTTGTGCACCGGGCTCCACTCAAGACGACCCGACTTCAGCTCCGAGCTGTACTCGTCAAACGAGCTAATGGATGGAAAAACAAATACAGAACAGAGAGGTGAGGAAGGAATGGTGCACGCGAGTCTCATAGAGCCCACTTGTTATTGTTAAAAGGAGCCGTTTTCAACCGCCTATAATTTAGGTGGTTGAAATCCTAAAACTGCTAGATGCCACCCAATTCcgcacactgcacctttaaaacaacagATTAAAACTACTAATCTAGAAGTTTTAAAACTAGTCACACTAAATTCAAAACAAAGGGAAGCTTATACAATCTTAGAAATTGCATAAAACCCCAAGAAGTTTtaataacaattaaaatatattaataccaaaaaaaacaaaaaacaagcatCAAACCCAAGTCTCAAAGAAGAGCCTATTGGTTATGACATAGAGCAACCCAAGGGCTGCAGAGGACGACTGGCGGAGTGAGAGCCATGGAGGGGTCTGAGCCAGGGGTCTGACGGTCACCTGAGGTCCTGCACGCTCTCTCCCAGCTTCTCCAGGAGGAACTTGATGTCCTCCGAGATGTCCTCGTCGTCGTACTTCTGCTGGTCCAGGTTCTCCAGCTGCTTGAGGACCTTGCACTGGATCATGGCCAGGGCGTACTCCTGGCGGGTCTCCTTCTCGCCGGACTTCTCCAGCACGTTCTGGGAGGGAGCGCGCTCAGAAGTCAGTCACTACAAAACGATACAAATGCGATAATGAACCAACTCTGTAAAAGTTTGAGGGTTCAGAGTTCAGCGGcggtagctcaggaggtagagcggctaTGACTGGTCACCgcaaggtcgctagttcgatccccggctcctcctagtatcggaggtgtccctgagcaaggcacctaaccctaactgcccccgaggagctggctgttgccttgcatggttgactccgtcgtcggtgtgtgaatgtgtgcatgagtttCAATAttgtggcaatattgtaaagcgctttggataaaagcactatagaaatgcagtccattttccATTCAGAAAAAACATAGAACTGTGAGTGGGATTGAAAGGGTCGAAATACAAAGACATAAATATAGATGTTTTCTCACAGTGCAGAGAATAAAaggtatatttaaaaaaatatgcacTATTCAGATTCATGCCTCCAAAACAACATTTGTATTTGTAAGactgaaaacagaaaaaaaagcaAGAGTTGAATGCACTATGGGGAATATGTTTGCAGTTGCCTCATTGTATGCAGATTCCATGGCTCTTCAGGAGCCCGGCTGGTGTTTCGAGCattcaacacagacacaaagagtcAGATAGACTAAGCAACGGCAGAGAAGGAAAACCACCACTCCGGGCAGAGCTATGATGAAACTGCATTATAAAAGCTCACACCCTCTGCTGTTAAGGACGCACTAGACACTGCAGACCGGAGGCAGATTGAAATTCGTATTTAAGTTTTTAACGACATGAACGGTACATACTAGAGGATTGGATTTGGGGTTAGGAAGCTGGATATGATTTCTTTTAATCATTGCATTCTCAATAATTGTGTGCGAAACCTTGAAATACACCCGAAGTACTATAATCAACATAAATCAGTCATTTAGCAGTGGGGAGCAGAGGGTTCTGATATGGCATGCTGATTAGACCCCAAGCAATTACACCCTCCAAAAGACAAGACTACCAAAAGCAGGACCAACTTTTGGAAatatgtaaggaataatcacagagaggcagggcaataaacagtttgatatgcccggctcgtggacggcttaccttccacgagccgggcatatcaaactgtttattgccctgccttgaggtgattattcagtttattctacttctcgccggacaacataaaacaattcaaatactttaataattagcctttcccttattcgtattgcatgcttattaaatgtatactctgtttaagttcatctccctcgaaaagtagttccctttagaactagtgaataacgttagctcagctgtaggtaactcgtttctatagcaaccacacaaggctgcatctgatcactagtttaataatgtagttgctacattcgtatcaagtcagctttaatgacgatcgatcaaacatgcactcactAATTCCAAATAATTTTTATTTGCAATAAATGTAGGCTATAACAAAGAAGaagatagaaaacgatacaatctactgtgctcagtcagcagcaagtagaaccgacaagtcagcgggcaatatgccggattaatgcacccctcccagccaatcacaatcgagcaatcttaaatgaagtagaataaaaatGCTTAATTTACAATTTAAATGTTCCACACACTCTCCCGACCAGTGAAAAACCTCTCTTAAACTTACACCCTCTCCtaaaaggttgtatcagcgatgctaggccgaaacataaatgatcacattcatctgatctttcctctcGATCCGCTGgctgcccgccccataagcaggccgtccaaaaaaacacatctctgtaggcagcctgtGCTCAGAGATCGTAcgcaaaaacaaatggtactaccaaccactcaaaaccaaaataaatagtgttCCAATCACTGGCAaggggtgggtgtggtggggttTTGCACTGAGTTCATGATtgtttttactggatgcacgaaacacgggagggaggggcgagctGGCTCTGGTTGTTTGGGATCTCACTTCAAATACCGacagaagtgacgtcacccaacatcgctgatacaacctttaaatcGAAACCCTCTCTTAAAAACCGGATATAGTACTTTGTATAAAATAACCACTCTGATGGAATGATGTGATGCATAGTTACGGAGCTGGTCACAGCGCTGGGAGCTGGTGCGTGAAACAGCACCAAACCGTGGAAGTGTTTAACTAAGCTGAGTCACAAAGGGGCACTGAGCTGTGCTGAGCAACCGACATCGAAACCAGCGGCACGACTGTGGTCATCGTCGAAAATGTAATAatcaaaaaaggaaaaaaaacaacactgcaaTTCTTTTACACAAATCCTGttcttcaaaacaaaaacaaaaaatgaaaacCTCTCATTCACAGCTTATACTGACAACTTTTGTCTCTATTTTGATTGCCCACGTTTTCAGTCTTGGACATCAAATAAGCAAATAAAATATCCATTTAGCAGAAAGAGACGAATTGTGCCATGGCCTCTAATATATTCCTGACAAGAGGCATGGAAAGGGAGAATTAATTATCTGCAAATAGCCGAGCGGGGAACGGAGCACTGCTTTTAGGACTACACTTAATGCCCAACAGACTACCTGAGCCGTGTCCATGCGTCGCAGAAAGACGCAACATCACCATAAAATTGCATTAATGTGTTTATGTGGCTGTGCCTCTTCACGGTCGGCCTCACTTTGTTACGAAACGAGTTCATCACGGACTGAATTTGCTGTGATGAGAGTGAAGGATAATTAGAAACAAAACATGCAGAGCACGAATATTGACACAAAAGCACGACTTACTCGTGACCCATCACTTCGTGTTCTGCAAACAAACGTCTCAACCGCCAACAAACGAGTGTCTATGTGTCCATGAGctggacacctcaccctaactgctcccgacgcgcTTGCTGTAGCCTTGCATGCTttacaccgccgtcggtgtgtgaatgtgtgcatgaatgggtgaatgttggatAATATTGTGAAGCGccttgagtggccactggttaaaaaagcgctatataaatgcagtccatttagtcCATTTACCAGACGCATTAAGACCCAACCATATCCCCGACATATATATACTAGTgcagaggtcttcaacaggggATCCGCGACCCCTAGGGGGTCCGCagaggtactgcaggggggggggggggggggggtcgcgcaAGTTTTGGttaacatgaatccaacacactagcCGTGTTTACGTAGACACTTTTGATCcaatttctaatcggaatagatcttTTCCTATAATGCGATCCGaatgtactatatatatatggcatttACTAAAGTAGTAAGCGTACGTTCGTACGTACGTATGTACGTACGGTCTTttgcgcacacctgacacatctgggCTGGCTGCgacatttttttatgtatttgattttaatgagaGCCCTGCCTGCTCGTTCAATTACGAAGAAGGACAGCACAGTGACGTCAGTTTCTCGTCCGGTCTTtatatctaccccctcctccgccacaaacaatacgtatttggaTGAGAGTAAGCAGCGaagactgttgggagagagcagtgaaatagtcagccaaagacgttgacgttgcttagcaaccggacacgctggggtagataagttaccggactactcaCGTAGTGTTAACAAAGACAGTGAAAGACATCACTAATTTTCGTTTCCACATTAATGTTGTAAAAATGTCCATTTGAATAGCTTTTATGCATGATTACATGCAATTGACCGACATTATTGATCTTGGCAGGTATCAGTTTATCACGTTATGCtatgtttatgaatggcagtggcatggtcaccctactcactgtacgttgcacatgtttaaaataaaaacatgaatatatgaacctgtgtattatttgaatgtcttagtattgaatgcaaaataacaaggtacatttatacatggcactataggaccagtttaatataaaacacaattttatacaatatGTAAGTAGGgtagggggtccccgctccagctctccatcagtttgggggtccttggcctggaaaacgttgaagaccTCTGTACTAGCGGGATACTGAGAAACGTCTTTTGATTCCTTTGTATGTCTGGTACATGTGATGAAATTGGCACTAAAGCTGCCTTTGACTTTGACTTAACATGCCCACTCCATCTTGAAAGAGTGATATTTGGGATAGACGGGCGCCTTACCCGGAAGGCGGCCAGGATGATCCGCGTGACCTTCTCCTTGACAGACTCCTGCAGGATGTCGGAGAGCGCCGGCACCACGTTGTAGCGCCGGAGCTGCTCGCAGAGCTGGGGGCTGAAGGCCAGCAGCCACACGCAGAAGATCATCTGGTACTGCAGCTGGAAGCCACACTTGTTGCTCAGCACGGCCGTGATgctgacgggggagagagaagacacacacacacacacacacacacacacacacacacacacacacacacacacacacacacacggcaagaaaattataaaaaaaggaTAGAGAGGGTGAACCCAATTTAACACTCCGTGAAATGTACCTAAAGCTCGTTTCCTTTTATCCTTTCAGTAACTGGCATTCAATTTAAAGTGCTATTGATTCACCTGCACAATGCATGTGTAAAAAGTTTAAGTCTTACGCATAGCGTAGGCATGAATGATATTTGACTACCTGTACAACGAATACAAACACCCTTTCAAAAGAAGGGCAAGTGCTATGTCAATCACGGAAACGCTTGACATTTATCCTGAGGCCCaccgcacacactctctgtaaTACCCAACTCCACAGTAACAATGAGGGTCGGCTGCTGAAGGCTTCAAACTGTAGCGCTCACCAGTTTACACCGTCAGCCTCCACCCAGGCGAACCTGTACTCGTTGATCCTGAGCATGAGCTGCAAGCACCCGGCCACACACTGGACATACTGGGAgctctgcaacacacacacacacacacacacacacacacacacacacacacacacacacacacacacacttagaaggGATGGGCTAGGCGGAGTTGCCTTTGCGGGAGACGGGCAGAACGTGATAGTGGTAAAAGGTTTAGTATCGACAGAGCAAGACCATTCCAGAGAAAGGGGTAAGGTGGATATCAGGCAGAGACAGCACAAAGTGATTAAGACCGTGTCTGTGAAAGGCATTCCCACCTCCGACCTGACACAAGGCATTGCACATGCGCGCAGGGGTAGACACATGCTAGattgcgcgcgcacacacacacacacagacggacgcagatacacacaa is a window of Gadus macrocephalus chromosome 8, ASM3116895v1 DNA encoding:
- the atp6v1h gene encoding V-type proton ATPase subunit H isoform X2; the encoded protein is MDIRGAVDAAVPTNIIAAKAAEVRANQVNWQSYLQGQMISAEDCEFIKKFEVAHSEEKQTILTNEGHQCAKTFLNLMAHISKEQTVQYILTLIDDTLQENHQRVNIFFDYAKKTKNTAWSYFLPMLNRQDLFTVHMAARIIAKLAAWGRELMEGSDLNYYFNWIKTQLSSQSSQYVQCVAGCLQLMLRINEYRFAWVEADGVNCITAVLSNKCGFQLQYQMIFCVWLLAFSPQLCEQLRRYNVVPALSDILQESVKEKVTRIILAAFRNVLEKSGEKETRQEYALAMIQCKVLKQLENLDQQKYDDEDISEDIKFLLEKLGESVQDLSSFDEYSSELKSGRLEWSPVHKSEKFWRENAVRLNEKNYELLKILTRLLEVSDDPQVIAVAAHDVGEYVRHYPRGKRVIEQLGGKQLVMNHMHHEDQLVRYNALLAVQKLMVHNWEYLGKQLQSSDQQQAQAVAARS
- the atp6v1h gene encoding V-type proton ATPase subunit H isoform X1; this encodes MDIRGAVDAAVPTNIIAAKAAEVRANQVNWQSYLQGQMISAEDCEFIKKFEVAHSEEKQTILTNEGHQCAKTFLNLMAHISKEQTVQYILTLIDDTLQENHQRVNIFFDYAKKTKNTAWSYFLPMLNRQDLFTVHMAARIIAKLAAWGRELMEGSDLNYYFNWIKTQLSSQNLHGTGPESGLGAGTISPSESSQYVQCVAGCLQLMLRINEYRFAWVEADGVNCITAVLSNKCGFQLQYQMIFCVWLLAFSPQLCEQLRRYNVVPALSDILQESVKEKVTRIILAAFRNVLEKSGEKETRQEYALAMIQCKVLKQLENLDQQKYDDEDISEDIKFLLEKLGESVQDLSSFDEYSSELKSGRLEWSPVHKSEKFWRENAVRLNEKNYELLKILTRLLEVSDDPQVIAVAAHDVGEYVRHYPRGKRVIEQLGGKQLVMNHMHHEDQLVRYNALLAVQKLMVHNWEYLGKQLQSSDQQQAQAVAARS